From a region of the Pirellulales bacterium genome:
- a CDS encoding PEP-CTERM sorting domain-containing protein → MPAYEKPTAGGGNWVSTLNGMIASGQITLSLPQNGIYSVFDQGGYTYIATAVPEPESMMLAGMGCLVSIAAAARRKLRRS, encoded by the coding sequence GTGCCGGCCTACGAGAAGCCAACCGCCGGCGGAGGCAACTGGGTCAGCACCCTTAACGGGATGATCGCCTCGGGACAGATCACGCTATCGCTGCCACAAAACGGGATATATTCCGTCTTCGACCAGGGTGGCTACACCTACATCGCGACCGCGGTGCCTGAGCCGGAATCGATGATGCTGGCTGGGATGGGTTGCCTGGTCTCGATCGCGGCCGCCGCGCGACGCAAACTTCGCCGTTCGTGA
- a CDS encoding beta-1,3-glucanase family protein, whose translation MSDGRRMGAPRKRLGTRHSHIEELEPRWCPSAVPVTFNIPADVAARGVYVSVSATLEANYTNNQGITLNSGTVVYYDSSINDYAAVTSSSSLTYELSGTGAVVELPNTFVTGGQIVIGVGSAPPVSYASGAVQAPPATNDPNYWGLFEYAITSGGLDIDMSEVDQVGFPFTITTTPAAPMPADEGVGITQNRTDLFNLYNQYIAGQGATAALFEESISAGQPYRILAPQHLIEGTQAPVAGAPTYSAGGSLVTGDTYYYWVTATDASGETSVSNVTLAVPFNDSQNGHNIAMDTVNLSWSASPGATGYNIYRSLTNDSTTGQLVGSSTTTSFTDPGNTPTSQTPPANSYTYNPLNAYFNQALTNFFGHYTANGSFTINRDGYTFTGQVDTNYQTEGHTYTVLELTSTSLPGQTFLIFEPFFSTNTNIAGAPPAPSWMPHADQSPAAMIMANDGVFNDGGSQPGADAGILSDLENSIVSAFNRGIADNFSIAPNNWAAEPSLNSATATAGSGLSPGTYYYVITATNIFGETTTSIERAATTTSTDGQVTLSWTAENGPNQGNSDGPTQYNIYRSTTPGSGYQLVGTITNNGVNPTTSYTDSAASGTSQTPPTYYAPGSTSNWYAGFLHQNSTTNPTSGISINSLAYGFPYDDQGGDSTNFQANFSAVQINLMPWSNNPDPHHGPGPDDHWPGIKVLQQPSSGVLGASNSITFEVLNAEGVPVGGVPVTVEFAEVEGHTFTVVTDPTTGIGRFTFKNFEAGPNMIVLETDSQLMFQFSNVFIVFAGFVPTDGANIILPNGQQANVSSLGQNALPATDLPSTWTNGMWANAVPWNSVDGMVNSLAGVTRIDSLETGPLGLFQQLGRGGHGVLPPEELPPKSENIEDETTQITLDLDEILDTIARARNAEQSSAKTPNAGGPQGTRAKSFR comes from the coding sequence ATGTCAGACGGTCGACGAATGGGCGCCCCGCGCAAGCGCTTAGGCACGCGCCACTCGCACATCGAAGAGCTCGAACCTCGCTGGTGCCCTTCGGCGGTCCCCGTCACGTTCAATATCCCGGCCGATGTCGCGGCGCGAGGTGTCTATGTCTCGGTCTCGGCAACGCTCGAAGCCAATTACACGAATAACCAGGGCATCACGCTCAACTCCGGCACCGTCGTCTATTACGACTCTTCGATCAACGATTACGCGGCTGTCACAAGCAGCTCGTCCCTGACCTACGAGCTATCAGGCACCGGCGCCGTCGTCGAGTTGCCCAACACATTCGTCACGGGTGGGCAGATCGTGATCGGCGTGGGGAGCGCTCCGCCGGTGAGTTATGCGTCAGGAGCGGTGCAAGCCCCGCCGGCAACGAACGATCCAAACTATTGGGGGCTGTTCGAGTACGCCATCACGTCGGGCGGACTGGATATCGACATGTCGGAAGTCGACCAGGTCGGCTTTCCGTTCACGATCACGACCACGCCCGCCGCACCGATGCCCGCAGACGAAGGGGTCGGCATCACGCAAAACCGCACCGATCTGTTCAATCTCTATAACCAGTACATCGCCGGCCAAGGCGCCACGGCGGCGCTCTTTGAAGAATCGATCTCGGCCGGTCAGCCGTACCGCATCCTCGCGCCGCAGCATTTGATCGAAGGGACGCAGGCCCCAGTCGCCGGGGCGCCGACGTATTCGGCCGGAGGGAGCCTTGTCACGGGTGACACGTACTACTACTGGGTCACCGCGACCGACGCCAGCGGTGAGACAAGCGTCAGCAATGTGACCCTCGCCGTGCCGTTCAATGATTCGCAAAATGGCCATAACATCGCGATGGATACGGTGAACCTGAGCTGGTCCGCGTCACCCGGCGCGACGGGCTACAACATTTACCGCAGCCTGACCAACGATTCCACCACCGGGCAGCTCGTGGGCAGCAGCACGACCACGTCCTTTACCGACCCGGGCAACACACCCACGTCGCAGACGCCGCCTGCCAACAGCTACACGTACAATCCTTTGAACGCTTATTTCAATCAGGCGCTCACCAACTTCTTCGGGCACTATACCGCTAACGGCTCGTTCACGATCAATCGCGATGGCTATACCTTCACCGGGCAGGTCGACACGAACTATCAAACCGAAGGGCACACTTATACGGTATTGGAACTGACGTCGACGTCGCTGCCCGGCCAGACATTCTTGATCTTCGAGCCGTTTTTCAGCACGAATACGAACATCGCCGGCGCTCCGCCTGCGCCGTCCTGGATGCCGCACGCCGACCAGTCGCCGGCCGCGATGATCATGGCCAACGACGGCGTCTTCAACGACGGGGGCAGTCAACCGGGCGCCGATGCCGGCATCCTCTCGGATTTGGAAAACTCGATCGTCTCGGCATTCAACCGCGGCATTGCCGACAACTTCTCGATCGCGCCGAACAATTGGGCCGCCGAGCCGTCGTTGAATTCTGCAACGGCTACGGCCGGCAGCGGATTGTCGCCGGGTACTTACTACTACGTCATTACGGCCACGAACATCTTTGGCGAAACGACCACCAGCATCGAACGCGCGGCGACCACTACGTCGACCGATGGGCAAGTCACGCTGTCGTGGACGGCTGAGAACGGGCCGAACCAAGGAAATAGCGACGGGCCCACGCAGTACAACATCTACCGCAGCACGACGCCCGGCAGCGGCTATCAACTGGTGGGCACGATCACGAACAATGGCGTCAATCCGACAACGAGTTACACCGATAGCGCGGCCTCTGGGACAAGTCAGACGCCGCCGACCTACTACGCTCCTGGATCGACCTCGAACTGGTACGCCGGCTTCTTGCACCAGAACAGTACGACCAATCCCACCAGCGGCATCAGCATCAATAGCCTGGCCTATGGATTCCCGTATGACGATCAGGGGGGAGACTCGACGAATTTCCAAGCCAACTTCAGTGCCGTCCAGATCAATCTGATGCCTTGGAGCAACAACCCCGATCCCCATCATGGGCCTGGGCCGGATGATCACTGGCCGGGGATCAAGGTTTTGCAGCAACCGAGCTCGGGCGTTCTCGGCGCTTCGAATTCCATCACCTTCGAGGTGTTGAATGCCGAGGGTGTGCCGGTCGGAGGCGTGCCTGTGACGGTTGAGTTCGCCGAAGTCGAGGGGCACACCTTTACGGTGGTCACCGACCCCACGACCGGAATCGGCCGTTTCACGTTCAAGAACTTCGAGGCCGGCCCGAACATGATCGTCTTGGAAACCGACTCGCAATTGATGTTCCAGTTCAGCAACGTGTTCATCGTCTTCGCCGGCTTCGTTCCAACGGACGGCGCCAATATCATTTTGCCAAACGGGCAGCAGGCCAACGTTTCGTCGTTGGGCCAGAACGCGCTTCCCGCGACCGACCTTCCCTCCACCTGGACGAACGGCATGTGGGCGAACGCGGTTCCCTGGAACAGCGTTGACGGCATGGTGAATTCGCTCGCGGGCGTGACGCGGATCGATTCGCTCGAGACCGGACCCCTTGGTTTGTTTCAGCAATTGGGCCGCGGTGGACACGGCGTGCTGCCGCCGGAGGAACTGCCGCCGAAGTCTGAGAATATCGAGGACGAGACGACGCAGATCACGCTCGACCTGGACGAGATCTTGGATACGATCGCGCGTGCGAGAAACGCCGAACAGTCGTCCGCCAAAACGCCAAACGCCGGCGGGCCCCAGGGAACAAGGGCAAAAAGTTTCAGGTAA
- a CDS encoding aspartate aminotransferase family protein, whose amino-acid sequence MAHASEFALDGVIEHRGEERSNAVRRRVAQVEPAALRTFTPTLAVIDRSAGSYHWTPEGRMLADFSSGVLVANLGHNPSHWWRRVIEYLGMRDFKTGSEFFPAAPLTAYNAITELDTRASERLIALLQSQPGGARCEQVMWAASGSEAIQKALWTALHRRPSADIILATRHGFHGKKGLAGAVTGCETDPERDPRVRFIGFPREECANLERRRQPLDLAPYIADLVAARKEFGERIACLITEPYLGGGGSYHPQKEYLHLLERFCRDNDIIFILDEVQANFGRTGSLFAFTEYGVEPDLVVLGKGLGNGVPVSAAAGRADLFAAMHYGEGSDTWSANPLSSAAVLATLDEFESRDIIGHARELSKIIEQGLSRLAELPCVANVRGEGVVWGVECASVGSSSAEQVAIAAVEACYRGDAAGLAIHLLGPLAGKVLRVSPPLTMPLDEARTYFEAMHSIFAALCARLQVA is encoded by the coding sequence ATGGCACACGCTTCTGAATTCGCGCTCGACGGCGTTATCGAACATCGCGGCGAAGAACGCTCGAACGCCGTTCGTCGGCGCGTCGCACAAGTCGAACCGGCGGCTCTGCGAACCTTCACGCCGACCTTGGCCGTGATCGATCGCAGCGCTGGCTCGTATCATTGGACGCCCGAGGGCCGGATGCTGGCCGACTTCAGCTCCGGCGTGCTGGTGGCGAATCTCGGTCACAATCCGTCGCACTGGTGGCGGCGCGTGATCGAATACTTGGGCATGCGCGACTTCAAAACCGGTAGCGAATTCTTTCCCGCGGCGCCGCTCACGGCATACAACGCGATCACGGAGCTCGACACGCGCGCCAGCGAGCGGCTGATCGCTCTTCTGCAGAGCCAGCCCGGCGGTGCCCGTTGCGAACAAGTGATGTGGGCGGCCAGTGGCAGCGAAGCGATTCAAAAGGCGTTGTGGACGGCGCTCCATCGCCGCCCCAGCGCCGACATCATCCTGGCGACGCGCCACGGCTTTCACGGCAAGAAGGGGCTGGCCGGCGCGGTCACCGGATGCGAAACCGATCCCGAGCGCGATCCGCGCGTGCGGTTCATCGGCTTCCCGCGCGAAGAGTGCGCGAATCTCGAGCGGCGGCGGCAACCACTCGATTTGGCTCCTTATATTGCAGACCTCGTCGCGGCGCGCAAGGAGTTCGGCGAGCGCATCGCCTGTTTGATCACCGAACCATATCTCGGCGGCGGCGGCTCGTATCATCCGCAAAAAGAATATCTGCACCTGCTCGAGCGCTTCTGCCGCGATAACGATATCATTTTCATTCTCGACGAAGTGCAGGCCAACTTCGGCCGCACCGGTTCGCTGTTTGCCTTCACCGAATATGGCGTCGAGCCCGACCTGGTCGTGCTCGGCAAAGGGCTCGGCAATGGCGTGCCCGTGAGTGCCGCCGCCGGACGAGCCGATCTGTTCGCCGCCATGCACTATGGCGAAGGGTCGGACACCTGGAGCGCGAATCCCCTGTCGAGCGCGGCGGTGCTGGCGACGCTCGACGAATTCGAAAGCCGCGACATCATCGGCCACGCGCGCGAACTCTCAAAAATCATCGAACAAGGCCTGTCGCGATTGGCCGAGTTGCCGTGCGTCGCGAATGTTCGCGGCGAAGGGGTCGTGTGGGGCGTGGAATGCGCATCCGTTGGCAGCTCCTCAGCCGAACAGGTGGCGATCGCCGCGGTCGAAGCCTGCTACCGGGGAGATGCGGCCGGCCTGGCCATCCACCTGCTCGGCCCACTGGCAGGCAAGGTGTTACGTGTCAGCCCACCCTTGACGATGCCCCTGGATGAAGCGCGCACGTACTTCGAGGCGATGCACTCGATCTTTGCGGCGCTTTGTGCAAGGCTGCAGGTCGCTTAG
- a CDS encoding Gfo/Idh/MocA family oxidoreductase: MTALSASAIARHPLRAGMVGLGMIFDETYRPFFEGAVRHGIYDPAFGVCDVRLAAVASRTGKRAAALATAPDNVLGNFASFKEPDSMVQLLAAGVDFVCVATPDDRHFAAAKAALSAGKHVLIEKPAVLTLAELDELDRLARQHKVLAKVVYHKLLDPDHKKLRTLVADGELAHVNNGYCTLLEPKSISAGQFAEWIAGRNPGTYVAVHYIKLIDFTFGGRLKSVACTGQRGLVGPADGPTWDSTQLRLIYHYDDGREAAFDIHTSWVTPDNFPGYVEQEVQFRFDNGVWNAHSRKRGVECTVEGRTPLARKITMNNHYNGTFLEPWQERSQRGYGIEVLERFVREVATVEFAGPSAGRGARLQAARELAYNDVAADRQTVAAVQAMEAILARHAAGEPNCVVEVGHAEGGLVLLRPGKSDVEVLYSGRV; the protein is encoded by the coding sequence ATGACTGCACTTTCCGCTTCCGCGATTGCCCGACACCCGCTACGCGCTGGCATGGTCGGGCTGGGTATGATCTTTGACGAAACCTATCGCCCGTTCTTCGAGGGCGCCGTACGTCATGGGATCTACGACCCCGCGTTCGGCGTATGCGACGTGCGTCTGGCGGCGGTGGCCAGCCGCACCGGCAAGCGTGCCGCCGCATTGGCAACCGCGCCCGATAATGTGCTGGGCAACTTTGCCAGTTTCAAAGAGCCGGACTCGATGGTCCAGTTGCTGGCCGCCGGCGTCGATTTCGTGTGCGTCGCCACGCCTGACGATCGGCATTTTGCCGCAGCCAAGGCCGCGCTCTCGGCCGGTAAGCACGTCCTGATCGAGAAGCCCGCGGTGCTCACGCTCGCTGAGCTCGACGAACTCGATCGACTTGCCCGCCAGCACAAAGTGCTCGCCAAGGTCGTCTATCACAAGCTGCTCGATCCCGATCACAAGAAGCTCCGCACACTTGTCGCCGACGGCGAGCTCGCGCACGTGAATAACGGTTATTGCACGCTGCTCGAGCCCAAGAGCATCTCCGCCGGACAATTCGCCGAGTGGATCGCGGGGCGCAATCCCGGTACCTACGTCGCGGTCCATTACATCAAGCTGATCGACTTCACGTTCGGCGGGCGACTCAAAAGCGTGGCTTGCACCGGCCAGCGCGGGCTCGTGGGGCCGGCCGATGGACCGACGTGGGATTCCACGCAGTTGCGACTGATTTACCATTACGACGACGGGCGCGAAGCGGCGTTCGACATTCACACCAGTTGGGTCACGCCGGACAACTTTCCCGGCTATGTCGAGCAGGAGGTGCAATTCCGCTTCGACAATGGGGTGTGGAACGCCCACAGCCGCAAGCGGGGCGTGGAATGCACCGTCGAAGGGCGCACGCCGCTCGCGCGTAAAATCACGATGAACAATCATTACAACGGCACGTTCCTGGAACCGTGGCAAGAGCGCTCGCAGCGAGGCTACGGCATCGAGGTGCTGGAACGCTTCGTGCGCGAAGTGGCCACCGTCGAGTTCGCCGGCCCGTCAGCCGGGCGCGGGGCGCGGCTGCAAGCGGCGCGCGAATTGGCGTACAATGACGTTGCGGCCGATCGGCAAACCGTGGCCGCCGTGCAGGCGATGGAAGCGATTCTCGCTCGGCACGCCGCCGGCGAGCCGAATTGCGTGGTCGAGGTCGGTCACGCAGAGGGCGGACTCGTGCTCCTGCGCCCCGGCAAGAGCGATGTAGAAGTACTCTATTCCGGCCGCGTCTGA